The following nucleotide sequence is from Achromobacter spanius.
GAGAACCCGGAAAACCCGAAATGCTTGGCGAAGCGCACGATCGCCGACGGCTGCGCCTGGCAACGCTCGGCCATGTCCTGGATGCGGTCCAGGGCGACGTGGTCGCGGTTTTGCTCGATGTATCTGCCCACCGCTTTGAGCTGACGGCTCAGGCCCGGGTACTGATGCGAGATATCGCCAAGAAATTGCGCGACGGTGGCGTAGGGGGCGGTCTTGGTGGCGGATTTCGGCATGGCGGCTCGGCTATTGGGAAGACTCGGTATCGGGGGCGGATCGAACGAATTATAGGAATCCATAGGAATATTTAGAAAATTATTTCCATAGGGTTTACTCTCACAAATTAAATTCCATTCCGGCCTATGATCCCTGCACATTGATCGGCCAGACGCTGGAACGGCAAGGGCTTGACGACACAAGCCCGCCGCCCTGCCGCAACGCCGCACGGAGAAGACAGATGACGCACCCGCGATTCAAATTCACACTGCGCGCCTTGTTGTTCAGCGCTCTGCTGCTGGGCGCCATGCCAGCAATGGCCGACAAATACGTCTTGATCAGCCACGCGCCCGATTCCGATTCCTGGTGGAACGTCATCAAGAATTCGCTCAAGCAGGCGGGCGAGGACTACGGGGTGCAGGTGGACTACCGCAATCCCGCCACCGGCGATATCGCGGAAATGGCGCGCCTGATCGAACAGGCGGCCGCCGCCAACTATGACGGGGTGATGGTCACCATTGCCGACTTCAACGTGTTGCAGCGCGCGTTGGAAAAGGTTCGGGCCAAGCGCATCCCGCTGATCACCATCAATTCCGGGTCGGCCGAACAGTCCGAGCAGTTGGGCGCCATCATGCATGTGGGCCAGCCCGAGTACGACGCCGGCCACGCAGCGGGCCTGCGCGCGAAGGCGGCCGGCGTAGAACGCTTTCTATGCGTGAACCACTACGCCACCAACCCGGTGTCCTTTGAACGTTGCAAGGGTTTTGCCGATGCCATCGGTGCGGATTTCCGGGCCAGCACGCTTGATACCGGGGGCGTGGATCCCAGTGCGGTGGAATCCAAGGTGTCCGCGTACCTGCGCCAGCACCCCGACACCCAGGGCATTCTTGCCCTGGGTCCGGATGCGGCAGGCCCCACCTTGCGCCTGCTGGAAAAGGCCGGGCTGACAAACAAAATCTGGTTTGCCTCGTTCGACCTGTCCGACGAGCTCGCTCGCGCCATCAAGGCCGGCACGGTGCAGTTCGCCATCGATCAGCAACCTTTTCTGCAGGGCTACATCCCCGTGGCCGTCATGGTGGCGATGAAGGCGGATCGCGCGCGCGGCGCCGCGCCGGCCGAGTCTTTTCAAGCCGCGCTGAAAGCCAACGCGAAGGCCGTCGCGCGCTTCGAGGAATACGGACTGACGCCTGTGTACGGACCGCGCCACATCAGCTCGGGGCCGGGCTTCATCACCCAGGAAAATCTTTCCAAGGTGGAGAAATACGCCGGTCAGTATCGCTAAGCGAAGGAGCACGACATGACAGAAGGCTCGGCAGTGATGCCGTCGTCGCCCGACGAGCGCGTGCAATCGCTGGCATGGCCGCAGCGCCTGCTGGGTAGACCGGAAGCGGCGTCGGTATCTGGAACGGTGGCGGTCTTCCTGGTGTTCGGCCTGGTCGCCGGCGGCTCCGGCATGTTCAGCGCCGAAGGCATCGTCAACTGGGCCACGGTGGCCGCCTTCATCGGCATTCTTGCCACCGGCGCGGCCTTGCTGATGATCGGTGGTGAATTCGACCTGTCCATCGGTTCGATGATCGGCTTCGCGGGCATGGGCCTGGCGATACCCACGCTGTACTGGGGCTGGCCGCCCTGGCTGGCGTGCCTGTTCATGTTCGGCCTGTGCATCGCCATCGGCGCGCTCAACGGGTATCTGGTCATCCGCACCGGCCTGCCTTCCTTCATCGTCACCTTGGCGTTCTATTACATCCTGCGCGGGTTGACGCTGGCCTTGTCCACGCTATTCACCGGCA
It contains:
- a CDS encoding sugar ABC transporter substrate-binding protein; the encoded protein is MTHPRFKFTLRALLFSALLLGAMPAMADKYVLISHAPDSDSWWNVIKNSLKQAGEDYGVQVDYRNPATGDIAEMARLIEQAAAANYDGVMVTIADFNVLQRALEKVRAKRIPLITINSGSAEQSEQLGAIMHVGQPEYDAGHAAGLRAKAAGVERFLCVNHYATNPVSFERCKGFADAIGADFRASTLDTGGVDPSAVESKVSAYLRQHPDTQGILALGPDAAGPTLRLLEKAGLTNKIWFASFDLSDELARAIKAGTVQFAIDQQPFLQGYIPVAVMVAMKADRARGAAPAESFQAALKANAKAVARFEEYGLTPVYGPRHISSGPGFITQENLSKVEKYAGQYR